From one Lineus longissimus chromosome 3, tnLinLong1.2, whole genome shotgun sequence genomic stretch:
- the LOC135484735 gene encoding uncharacterized protein LOC135484735 translates to MKSKSCSTTSTGNSKNHFFDKLERCNGYEGLCKLRFDKVTFPGTHNSGANRVMKYGGWPYFPALSCMYRNQDYTFTGQLDFGIRFFDIDTRNKGDTAYTSHNTAYGRKLWEVIRDIDNWLNDPSHRNEVIAMRFHDTTMPSGFDRFKPIFRDYFTGANGKVGTNAMTSWPTLGEAVAQNKRVFIFMVDKLCDSNCRRSYLYIRPDSLYDDTWLDLKVTSSCSSMPEDTRKKCASATRDLVIVSAFASLGLCVSDMQKLCNKYIKPSAMDCYNERKKRGQTVNFLVADYVNQAKTDENVVTVSNELNKLNMGL, encoded by the exons ATGAAAAGTAAAAGCTGCTCAACTACAAGCACTGGGAATTCAAAAAATCATTTCTTTGATAAGCTGG AGAGGTGCAACGGCTATGAGGGACTTTGCAAACTCAGGTTTGACAAAGTAACATTTCCTGGAACTCACAACTCAG GGGCGAATAGGGTCATGAAGTATGGTGGTTGGCCATATTTTCCCGCTTTGTCCTGTATGTATAGGAACCAAGATTACACTTTTACAGGCCAATTGGATTTTGGAATACGCTTTTTTGACATTGACACTCGTAATAAGGGAGATACCGCTTACACGAGTCACAACACAGCTTACGGACGAAAATTATGGGAG gtTATACGAGACATTGACAACTGGTTGAATGATCCATCGCACAGGAACGAGGTTATTGCCATGCGATTCCACGACACCACAATGCCCTCCGGCTTCGACAGGTTCAAACCCATCTTCAGAGACTACTTTACTGGAGCAAACGGGAAGGTCGGCACCAATGCGATGACGAGTTGGCCGACTCTCGGAGAAGCAGTGGCACAAAATAAGCGCGTGTTCATTTTTATGGTGGACAAGCTTTGTGACAGCAACTGTCGGAGGTCTTACCTCTACATTCGCCCG gATAGTTTATACGACGACACATGGTTAGATCTCAAGGTGACGTCATCATGTAGTAGCATGCCAGAAGATACAAGAAAAAAGTGTGCAAGCGCGACAAGAGATTTGGTCATTGTCTCAGCATTTGCCTCCTTAGGCCTGTGTGTCAGTGACATGCAGAAGTTG TGTAACAAGTACATCAAGCCCAGTGCCATGGACTGTTACAACGAACGGAAGAAGCGAGGCCAGACGGTGAACTTCCTGGTGGCAGATTATGTCAACCAAGCCAAGACCGATGAAAACGTCGTCACAGTCTCTAATGAATTAAATAAGCTCAATATGGGACTCTAA
- the LOC135484643 gene encoding uncharacterized protein LOC135484643, with protein sequence MAPEILVEELRGTNASLEDLKKMDIWAMGMTLYTLINPDQPYPFSLESKEENMRGQDLYKNLVASKLRVGHRPRPSPKFEFLQRTKLANLYRIYKQFTLQDPYARPSAETLKQAFFIVDDVEFMSLGVSQATPQENPDRIIASALTRGENVALGTTPANDGTNACTFLALGIASDVQKKGPEFVWQDVPLLAVKYINITLEVINDIREHDRTYDTLEAMVVMKKAGLLPPSLEIFEETPSGSPANSDRGVEELEKGLLFGSTQSDSECYWVYTCVPYSFLIGFRRDCFFVVDTHPQADGNGVLAVFGESGMLERKEIVRNVCGWIVDRVGEAGKNHGQSLSRIDGFNYKAPVPIENDKNEPARKICRTEKDCKGLHSDIAADANNGSRRGNADHRASHGLHSDISADANNGSRRGNADHRASHDGDAPDGIDDFSSFASRGPKHCIDGFIDSAEDGDASDGIEDFSSVASGGPQHCCDDYRDSEGLPASNMPHGHLYRDSSCKFQDMATEDNDSDGEEVCDISASLTAAEHFYKNDPNIPFLHVGKTDRYILQEVVDILMTPGNSSCSKVPLKVNRNYSFLIDLTKLKEKGDVKSDMNGTYNNPLRVGVWTIQIRNHDNQYDAEVIGKKEVPLNNDDEYHLRINSRRNSAGLCRSIFHLERKDGSIVRNMSLLQYHIALKGVTGQF encoded by the exons ATGGCTCCCGAAATTCTAGTGGAAGAGCTTCGTGGGACCAATGCCTCACTGGAAGATCTCAAGAAAATGGATATATGGGCAATGGGGATGACTTTGTACACTCTCATTAATCCCGACCAGCCCTATCCATTTAGCTTGGAATCTAAAGAGGAAAATATGAGAGGTCAAGACCTCTACAAGAACCTTGTGGCTTCAAAGCTGAGGGTCGGGCACCGGCCTCGTCCTTCACCAAAATTCGAATTCTTGCAGAGGACCaagttggcaaatttgtatcGGATATACAAACAGTTCACCTTGCAAGACCCATATGCAAGGCCCTCCGCTGAAACATTGAAGCAAGCTTTTTTCATTGTTGACGACGTGGAGTTTATGTCTCTCGGAGTAAGCCAAGCTACCCCACAAGAGAACCCTGATCGCATCATAGCATCAGCACTGACCCGTGGAGAAAATGTGGCACTTGGCACAACCCCGGCAAACGACGGTACAAATGCCTGTACCTTCTTAGCTTTGGGGATTGCTTCCGACGTACAGAAGAAAGGGCCCGAATTTGTATGGCAGGACGTACCTTTATTAGCTGTGAAGTACATCAATATTACTTTGGAAGTGATCAATGACATCCGAGAACACGACCGTACGTATGACACTTTGGAAGCAATGGTAGTGATGAAAAAGGCTGGTCTTCTCCCCCCGTCCTTGGAAATATTCGAAGAAACACCATCCGGTAGTCCTGCCAATTCGGACAGGGGTGTTGAGGAGTTAGAGAAAGGTCTTCTATTTGGTTCCACCCAATCGGATTCGGAGTGTTATTGGGTGTACACGTGTGTCCCGTATTCATTTCTAATAGGGTTTAGGAGGGACTGCTTCTTTGTGGTGGACACTCACCCACAGGCAGATGGTAATGGTGTACTTGCTGTATTCGGAGAGAGTGGGATGTTGGAACGCAAAGAAATCGTCAGGAACGTGTGTGGTTGGATTGTAGATCGTGTTGGAGAAGCAGGCAAGAACCATGGCCAATCCCTATCGCGCATAGACGG ATTCAACTACAAAGCACCAGTGCCCATTGAAAATGACAAGAATGAGCCAGCAAGGAAGATATGTAGGACTGAAAAGGATTGCAAAG gcCTTCATAGTGACATTGCTGCTGATGCAAACAATGGTTCGAGGCGAGGCAATGCTGATCACCGAGCAAGTCATG GTCTTCATAGTGACATTTCTGCTGATGCAAACAATGGTTCGAGGCGAGGCAATGCAGATCACCGAGCAAGTCATG ATGGCGATGCCCCAGATGGCATTGATGACTTTTCCAGCTTTGCAAGCCGAGGGCCTAAGCACTGCATTGATGGCTTCATAGATTCAGCTGAAG ATGGCGATGCCTCAGATGGCATTGAAGACTTTTCCAGCGTTGCAAGTGGAGGGCCTCAGCACTGCTGTGATGACTACAGAGATTCTGAAG GTTTGCCTGCAAGTAACATGCCACATGGTCATTTGTATCGTGACTCCAGCTGCAAGTTTCAggacatggccactgaagaCAAT GATTCAGATGGCGAAGAAGTATGCGACATAAGTGCCTCGCTGACTGCAGCCGAACATTTCTATAAAAACGACCCGAATATACCATTTCTTCATGTTGGGAAGACTGACCGGTACATACTGCAAGAAGTTGTCGATATCCTGATGACTCCTGGTAACTCTTCCTGCTCTAAAGTCCCGTTAAAAGTGAACAGGAACTACTCCTTCCTCATTGATTTGACaaagttgaaagaaaaaggAGATGTCAAGTCGGATATGAATGGAACTTACAACAATCCACTCCGAGTGGGAGTATGGACAATCCAGATCAGGAACCACGATAATCAATATGATGCTGAAGTCATAGGCAAAAAAGAGGTTCCCTTGaacaatgatgatgaatatCATTTGCGTATAAATTCTCGTAGAAACAGTGCTGGTCTCTGTCGTTCCATTTTTCATCTGGAGCGTAAGGATGGTAGCATTGTAAGAAATATGTCCTTATTGCAATACCATATTGCCCTGAAAGGTGTCACAGGTCAATTTTGA